In the genome of Sphingomonas sp. LR60, the window CTGCGGCTCGCGGCGATCGCGACCTTCCTGTTCCAGCCGACCGTCATGGACATCCTGCCGCAATATGTCCTCTACATGCTGGTCGCGCCGCCGCTGCTGCGCTGGTGCCTCGACGGGCGCGTGGTGCCGGTCGCCACCGCATCCGTCATCCTGTGGATCGCCGGACAGCTTGCGATGCAGCGTTTCGTGACCGACCCGCTCGGGCAGGTGGTGACCGCCGACGACGGACAAGGTCTGCGCGCCAGCTTCAACCTGCTCGGCTGGCAGCTCGTGTTTTTCTCGGGCATGATCGCGGGCGCGCTGACGGCCGCCGGGCGCGTCGACTGGCAGCGCGTGTTCCGCGCCGATCATGCCGCCCCCGCGAAGATCGCGCTGGCGATCTGCCTGTTCTTCGCGCCGCTGCGGCTGCTCAGTGCCTATGGGATGCTGCCGCAATGGCTGATCGAGAAGATCGACCTGCTCGGCATCCGCGGCGACTTCGGGCCGATCTACCTCATCAATTTCGTTGCCGCGACCACCGGGCTGACGTGGCTGCTGATCGCCGGAAAGGACCATACCCGTCCCGGCGTCCGGCATGTCGCGGCATGGACGCGCGGGCTGTTCTCGCTGTCGTTCCTGCGCCTGCTCGGGCGGCATTCGCTGCACGTCTATGTCTGGCACGTCGCGATCGTCTATGCGGTCTATTATGTCGACCAGATGCAGGGACCGTTCGCACCATGGCTGAAGACCGCGATCGCATTGGCGGGGATCGCCGTGCTGGCGCTGCCCGCGCTGTGGCGAGAGCGCCGCAGCTGATCGCGCTTGCCGCGGCGTTGCTCGCCACGGCATGTACGACCGCGATGCCGCCGAAGCCGCTCACCTGGGCCGACCTCACCGCACGCCCGCGCGCCACCCCTGATGCGACGATCGCCTATGGCAGCGACGCGCTGCAGAAGGTCGATGTCTGGCTGCCCGCCGGGCCGGGGCCGCATCGCACCGTCCTGATGGTGCACGGCGGCTGCTGGCAGATCGAGATCGCCGACCGCCGCCTGATGGACTGGGTCGCCGACGACCTGCGCCGCAGCGGCTATGCGGTGTGGAACATCGACTATCGCGGCGTCGACCGAAGCGGCGGCGGCTATCCCGGCACCTTCGCCGATGCCGCGGCGGCGGCCGACGCGCTGCGCACCCATGCCGCGCGCTTCGCACTCGATCCGTCGCACATCGTCGCGGTCGGCCATTCGGCGGGCGGGCACCTCGCGCTATGGCTGGCCGCGCGCCCGCGCCTCCCCGCGACCAGCCCGCTCGCCACCCCCGACCCGCTGAAGATCGCGCATGTCATCAGCCTCGGCGGCCTCCCCGATCTCGAGGCCACCGCCGCCAGCCCCGACAACGGCTGCGGCACCGAAGTGGTGGCGAAGCTGGTCGGCACCGACCGCGCCGATCCTTACGCCGACACCTCGGTTCCGCGCCTCTTCCCGCTCGGCGTCCCGCAGGACCTCGTCAACGGCCGCGCCGACAAGATCATCCCGTTCCGCATGGCCACCGACTATGCCGCCAAAGCGCGCGCTGCCGGCGACCTCGCGACGCTCCACGAGGTCCGGAACACCGGCCATGTCGAGCTGGTCACCCCCGGAACCGAGGCGTGGGCGGAGACGAAGCGGTTGATCGCCAAGGCGTTCGCAGAAAAGGAGACGCGACGGTGAAAAGGTGGTTCCTCGTCCTCGCGCTCTTTCTCGCGAGCTGCGGCAGCCCGACAAACAGCAACAAGCTCAACACGTTCGATGTCGAGGAACCGACCGCCGTGCCGAAGGATGAAGGCGGCCCGCAGATCGCCTACAGCTACGACCTCGCCTATCGCCTCGACCCCGGCACACTCGACGCCGTGCACCGCGCGCACCTCGCCTTGTGCCGCAGCCTGACGCGCGAGCGCTGCATCGTCATGGAGGATGCGGTCACGCACAATCCGCGCGGCGACGACGCGGGCAATCTTCGGCTGCTGGTCGACGCGCGTCTCGCCGGCACCTTCGGCCAGCAACTCGACGCGCGCGTCACCGCCGCCGGTGGTGCCTTGCAGACGCGGCGCGTCACCGCCGAGGACGTGACCAAGCAGGTCGTCGATGTCGACGCACGGTTGCGCGCCAAGCAGGCGCTCTCCGACCGATTGTTCCGGCTGATCCAGAACGGCGGTGGCAGCGTCGGCGATCTCGTCGCAGCGGAGAAAGCCTATGCCGAGGTTCAGCAGGACCTCGACGCCGCCCGCTCGCTGCGCGCCGAGTTGCAGCGCCGCGTCGCGATGTCCGTCCTCACGATCGCCTATGCGGTGACACCGGCGGGCGGGGTCTGGGCGCCGGTCCGCACCGCCTTCGGGCAAGGCGGCGACTCGTTCGCGGTCAGCGCCGCGGCGGCGATCACCTTCGTCATCGCCGCGACACCGTGGCTGGTGATCGTCGGCCCCGCCATCTGGCTGCTGATCCTCGGCTGGCGGCGCTTCCGCCGCTGGCGCGCAAGCCGGGTGCGCGCCTGATTTGCAGCCACCGCCCCCTTCCCCTATAGCCGAGATTGATTCCCCGCCCCGGCCGTCCGCAAACCTGCGTCGCCGGGGCGCTTCTTTCGAGGGCAAGCATGGCACGCAGGCGGCAGATCTACGAAGGCAAGGCGAAGATCCTCTATGAGGGTCCGGAGCCGGGCACGCTGATCCAGTATTTCAAGGACGACGCCACCGCCTTCAACGCCCAGAAGAAGGGCACGATCAACGGCAAGGGCGTGCTCAACAACCGTATCTCCGAGCATATCTTCACGCTGCTCGATCATATCGGCGTGCCGACTCACTTCATCCGCCGCCTCAACATGCGCGAGCAGTTGATCCGGCAGGTCGAGATCGTGCCGATCGAGGTCGTCGTCCGCAACGTCGCCGCCGGCTCGATCAGCAAGCGGCTCGGGATCGAGGAAGGCGTCAAGCTGCCGCGCACGATCCTCGAATATTACTACAAGGACGACGCGCTCGGCGATCCGATGATCTCCGACGAGCATATCGCGGCGTTCGGCTGGGCCAGCCAGGAAGAGATGCACGACATCGCCGACCTGGCGATTCGCGTGAACGACTTCCTCAGCGGGCTGTTCGCAGGCGTCGGCATCCGGCTGGTCGACTTCAAGCTCGAGTTCGGCCGCATCTGGGACAACGACTACGGTCGGATCATCCTCGCCGACGAGATCAGCCCGGACGGTTGCCGGCTGTGGGACATGGCGTCGAACGAGAAGCTGGATAAGGACCGCTTCCGCCGCGACATGGGTGGCGAGGTCGAGGCCTATCAGGAAGTCGCACGCCGGCTCGGCCTGCTCCCCGAGGGTGGCGATACAGCGGTGCTCGACCTCGAAGAGCATCGTAAGAGCCGCGGCAAGTAACCGCCACGCTTGCCCCGGCGCGCGCGCCGGGGCATAGCGCGCGGCCATGAAACTTCGCATCTACGTGACGCTCAAGCCCGGCGTGCTCGACCCGCAGGGCAAGGCGATCGAACACGCCCTTTCGGGGCTCGGCTTCTCGGGCGTGGACAGCGCGCGGGTCGGCAAGCTGATCGAGCTGGAGGTCGCCGACGACACCGCCGATGCGGACGTCGACGCGATGTGCCGGCAGTTGCTCGCCAACACCGTCATCGAAAATTACCGGATCGAGCGCGTGAAGACCGCGGTCATCGTCTTCCCCGGCTCCAACTGCGACCGCGACATCGCGGTGGCGCTGGAGCAGGCGACCGGGACCGCGCCGCACATGGTGTGGCACCGCGACACCGAACTGCCCGCCGGGATCGGCGTGGTGGCGGTGCCCGGCGGCTTCTCCTACGGCGACTATCTGCGCTCCGGCGCACTGGCCGCGCGCTCCCCGATCATGACCGCGGTGCGCGAACAGGCCGCACGCGGGCTGAAGGTGCTCGGCGTCTGCAACGGCTTTCAGGTGCTGACGGAGGCGGGGCTGCTGCCCGGCGCGCTGATGCGCAACGCCGGGCTCAACTTCGTCTGCCGCGACGTGGCCTTGACCGTCGAGAATGCCGGCACCGTCTTCACGCGCGGCTATCGGGCCGGCGAGCAGGTCCGGTTCCCGGTCGCGCACCACGACGGCAATTACGTCGCTGACTCCGCGACGCTCGACCGTCTGGAGGGCGAAGGCCAGATCGCGTTCCGCTACGCAGAGCCGGTCAACGGCAGCGCGCGCAACATCGCCGGGATCGTCAGCGCCGACGGCAACGTGCTCGGCATGATGCCCCACCCCGAACGCCGCATCGAACCCGCCCACGGCGGCGACGACGGCAAGCGGATGTTCACCGGGCTGCTGGAGACGGTGGGGGCCTGACCCCT includes:
- a CDS encoding OpgC family protein — protein: MPRYGLIDGLRGFFLVFMLINHLVFTGGYWMQNVNHNKLAFVEDAQGFVFLSGLMIGLVYGRKMLKLGYDEGRAQVWRRAFQLYRYAMGIVVAVLIARALLPGAPQAWGNWLGHTSLTGDPLRLAAIATFLFQPTVMDILPQYVLYMLVAPPLLRWCLDGRVVPVATASVILWIAGQLAMQRFVTDPLGQVVTADDGQGLRASFNLLGWQLVFFSGMIAGALTAAGRVDWQRVFRADHAAPAKIALAICLFFAPLRLLSAYGMLPQWLIEKIDLLGIRGDFGPIYLINFVAATTGLTWLLIAGKDHTRPGVRHVAAWTRGLFSLSFLRLLGRHSLHVYVWHVAIVYAVYYVDQMQGPFAPWLKTAIALAGIAVLALPALWRERRS
- a CDS encoding alpha/beta hydrolase, coding for MARAPQLIALAAALLATACTTAMPPKPLTWADLTARPRATPDATIAYGSDALQKVDVWLPAGPGPHRTVLMVHGGCWQIEIADRRLMDWVADDLRRSGYAVWNIDYRGVDRSGGGYPGTFADAAAAADALRTHAARFALDPSHIVAVGHSAGGHLALWLAARPRLPATSPLATPDPLKIAHVISLGGLPDLEATAASPDNGCGTEVVAKLVGTDRADPYADTSVPRLFPLGVPQDLVNGRADKIIPFRMATDYAAKARAAGDLATLHEVRNTGHVELVTPGTEAWAETKRLIAKAFAEKETRR
- the purC gene encoding phosphoribosylaminoimidazolesuccinocarboxamide synthase, with the protein product MARRRQIYEGKAKILYEGPEPGTLIQYFKDDATAFNAQKKGTINGKGVLNNRISEHIFTLLDHIGVPTHFIRRLNMREQLIRQVEIVPIEVVVRNVAAGSISKRLGIEEGVKLPRTILEYYYKDDALGDPMISDEHIAAFGWASQEEMHDIADLAIRVNDFLSGLFAGVGIRLVDFKLEFGRIWDNDYGRIILADEISPDGCRLWDMASNEKLDKDRFRRDMGGEVEAYQEVARRLGLLPEGGDTAVLDLEEHRKSRGK
- the purQ gene encoding phosphoribosylformylglycinamidine synthase subunit PurQ, with product MKTAVIVFPGSNCDRDIAVALEQATGTAPHMVWHRDTELPAGIGVVAVPGGFSYGDYLRSGALAARSPIMTAVREQAARGLKVLGVCNGFQVLTEAGLLPGALMRNAGLNFVCRDVALTVENAGTVFTRGYRAGEQVRFPVAHHDGNYVADSATLDRLEGEGQIAFRYAEPVNGSARNIAGIVSADGNVLGMMPHPERRIEPAHGGDDGKRMFTGLLETVGA
- a CDS encoding DUF4349 domain-containing protein — protein: MKRWFLVLALFLASCGSPTNSNKLNTFDVEEPTAVPKDEGGPQIAYSYDLAYRLDPGTLDAVHRAHLALCRSLTRERCIVMEDAVTHNPRGDDAGNLRLLVDARLAGTFGQQLDARVTAAGGALQTRRVTAEDVTKQVVDVDARLRAKQALSDRLFRLIQNGGGSVGDLVAAEKAYAEVQQDLDAARSLRAELQRRVAMSVLTIAYAVTPAGGVWAPVRTAFGQGGDSFAVSAAAAITFVIAATPWLVIVGPAIWLLILGWRRFRRWRASRVRA